A region from the Paraburkholderia youngii genome encodes:
- the lptM gene encoding LPS translocon maturation chaperone LptM: MRVVTRMRAAAPGRAIVAVLAILAGCALTGCGQRGSLYLPTVPPLPAPPAHRTQTPSTDQTQPANGAANADSIPDTSGTPLTLAPEDQLKTPPASAASAPAVPLPASAAPSAQ; this comes from the coding sequence ATGCGAGTCGTAACTCGGATGCGCGCGGCAGCGCCCGGCCGCGCGATTGTAGCGGTTTTAGCCATTCTCGCAGGTTGTGCGCTCACCGGCTGCGGCCAACGCGGCTCGCTCTATCTGCCAACCGTACCGCCGCTGCCCGCCCCGCCGGCTCACCGCACGCAAACACCGTCGACCGATCAAACGCAACCGGCTAACGGCGCGGCCAACGCGGACTCGATCCCGGACACCTCGGGTACGCCGCTCACGCTCGCCCCCGAAGACCAACTCAAGACGCCGCCCGCTTCGGCGGCATCGGCTCCCGCAGTGCCGCTGCCCGCCTCTGCCGCCCCTTCCGCTCAATAA
- the cyaY gene encoding iron donor protein CyaY, translating into MSDSDYLTRAEAVLAAIESALDDIDADIELERSGNVLTLEFENRTKIIVNLQPPMSEIWIAAKAGGFHFRFVDGEWRDTRSGSEFFAALSQYATEQAGEPVQFAAQ; encoded by the coding sequence ATGTCCGATAGTGATTACCTGACCCGTGCGGAAGCCGTGCTGGCCGCCATCGAGAGCGCGCTCGACGACATCGACGCCGACATCGAGCTCGAGCGCAGCGGCAACGTTCTGACGCTCGAATTCGAGAACCGCACCAAGATCATCGTCAATCTTCAGCCGCCGATGAGCGAGATCTGGATCGCGGCGAAGGCCGGTGGTTTTCACTTCCGTTTCGTCGACGGCGAATGGCGCGACACGCGCAGCGGCTCGGAGTTTTTCGCGGCGCTGTCGCAGTATGCGACCGAGCAGGCTGGCGAGCCGGTGCAGTTCGCCGCGCAATGA
- a CDS encoding penicillin-binding protein 1A encodes MQATSPTSPPPAPKKRKRPLWLKLILGFVGLIVAGIVSVALVLGYALVVATPNLPSLDALTDYQPKVPLRIYTADHVLIGEFGEERRDIVHIQDVPDSLKKAILAIEDARFYEHGGVDLTGIARAGIVALTNGHATQGASTITMQVARNFFLSSEKTYTRKIYEMLLAYKIESKLSKDQILEVYMNQIYLGQRAYGFASAARVYFGKDLKDLTLAESAMLAGLPKAPSAYNPVVNPKRAKVRQEYILQRMYELHYITPEQYDEASRQRLVVKGMGKEYSVHAEYVAEMVRQMMYAQYREEAYTRGLNVVTTIDSADQDVAYHAVRKGLMDYERRHGYRGPEAFIDLPADADEREQAIDDALLEHPDNGEIIAAVVTAASPKEVQAAFIDGNVATIQGDGLRYAQFALGPRAQPNQRIRPGAIVRLVKNDEGDWSITQLPQVEGAFISVVPQDGAIRSLVGGFDFNKNKFNHVTQAWRQPGSSFKPFIYSASLEKGLGPATIINDAPLFFSAAETGGQAWEPKNYGGGFDGPMTMRTALQKSKNLVSIRILNQIGPKYAQQYITRFGFDADRHPAYLPMALGAGLVTPLQMAGAFSVFANGGYRINPYLIAEVTDQRGGVVAQAQPLVAGRNAPYAIQPRNAYVMNSLLQSVAQHGTGAKSNVLKRTDLAGKTGTTNDSRDAWFAGYQHTLTAIAWIGYDNPRSLGDKETGGGLALPVWIEYMGRALKGVPEYKMARPDDVSEIGSELYFDDFTPGHGFIATVGVSQATLDAQASAAAAAPEQVGEQEKQDIMNLFRGH; translated from the coding sequence ATGCAAGCCACGTCTCCTACGTCTCCGCCGCCCGCGCCGAAAAAGCGCAAACGTCCGTTATGGCTGAAGCTGATCCTCGGCTTTGTCGGCTTGATCGTGGCGGGCATCGTGTCCGTGGCGCTGGTGCTCGGCTATGCGCTCGTCGTCGCGACACCGAACCTGCCGTCACTCGATGCGCTGACCGACTATCAACCCAAGGTGCCGCTGCGAATCTATACGGCCGACCACGTGCTGATCGGCGAATTCGGCGAGGAGCGGCGCGACATCGTGCACATCCAGGACGTGCCCGACAGCCTGAAGAAAGCGATCCTCGCGATCGAGGACGCGCGCTTCTACGAACACGGCGGCGTCGACCTGACCGGCATCGCGCGAGCCGGCATCGTCGCGCTGACCAACGGCCATGCGACTCAAGGCGCGAGCACGATCACGATGCAGGTCGCGCGCAACTTCTTTCTGTCCAGCGAGAAAACCTACACGCGCAAGATCTACGAGATGCTGCTCGCGTACAAGATCGAGTCGAAGCTGAGCAAGGATCAGATTCTCGAGGTGTACATGAATCAGATCTATCTCGGTCAGCGCGCGTACGGATTCGCGAGTGCGGCGCGCGTGTACTTCGGCAAGGACCTAAAGGACCTGACGCTCGCCGAATCGGCGATGCTCGCCGGTCTGCCGAAGGCGCCGTCCGCGTATAACCCGGTCGTCAATCCGAAGCGCGCGAAGGTGCGCCAGGAATACATCCTGCAGCGCATGTACGAACTGCATTACATCACCCCGGAACAGTACGACGAGGCGAGCCGCCAGCGGCTCGTCGTGAAGGGCATGGGCAAGGAGTACAGCGTGCACGCGGAATACGTCGCGGAAATGGTGCGGCAGATGATGTACGCGCAGTACCGCGAGGAAGCCTACACCCGCGGCCTGAACGTCGTGACCACGATCGACTCGGCCGATCAGGACGTCGCCTATCACGCGGTGCGCAAAGGCTTGATGGACTACGAGCGCCGTCACGGCTATCGCGGCCCGGAGGCGTTCATCGATCTGCCGGCCGACGCCGACGAGCGCGAGCAGGCCATCGACGATGCGCTGCTCGAGCATCCCGACAACGGCGAAATCATCGCCGCCGTCGTCACGGCGGCGAGCCCGAAGGAGGTGCAGGCGGCCTTCATCGACGGCAACGTCGCGACGATTCAGGGCGACGGCCTGCGCTATGCGCAGTTCGCGCTCGGCCCGCGCGCGCAGCCGAATCAGCGCATCCGGCCCGGCGCGATCGTGCGGCTCGTGAAGAACGACGAGGGCGACTGGTCGATCACGCAATTGCCGCAGGTGGAAGGCGCGTTCATCTCGGTGGTGCCGCAGGACGGGGCGATCCGTTCGCTGGTCGGCGGCTTCGACTTCAACAAGAACAAGTTCAATCACGTGACGCAGGCGTGGCGTCAGCCGGGCTCGAGCTTCAAGCCGTTCATCTATTCGGCGTCGCTCGAAAAAGGCCTCGGGCCTGCGACGATCATCAACGACGCGCCGCTCTTTTTCAGCGCCGCCGAAACCGGCGGCCAGGCGTGGGAGCCGAAGAACTACGGCGGCGGCTTCGACGGTCCGATGACGATGCGCACCGCGCTGCAGAAGTCGAAGAATCTCGTGTCGATCCGCATCCTGAACCAGATCGGCCCGAAGTACGCGCAGCAATACATCACGCGCTTCGGCTTCGACGCGGATCGCCATCCCGCCTATCTGCCGATGGCGCTCGGCGCGGGCCTCGTGACGCCCCTGCAGATGGCGGGCGCGTTCTCGGTGTTCGCCAACGGCGGCTACCGGATCAATCCTTACCTGATCGCGGAAGTCACCGATCAGCGCGGCGGCGTCGTCGCACAAGCGCAGCCGCTCGTGGCCGGCCGAAACGCGCCGTATGCAATCCAACCGCGCAACGCCTATGTGATGAACAGCCTGCTGCAAAGCGTCGCGCAGCACGGCACCGGCGCGAAGAGCAACGTGCTCAAGCGCACCGATCTCGCCGGCAAGACCGGCACGACCAACGATTCACGCGACGCGTGGTTCGCCGGCTATCAGCACACGCTCACCGCGATCGCGTGGATCGGCTACGACAATCCGCGCAGCCTCGGCGACAAGGAAACCGGCGGCGGCCTCGCGCTGCCGGTGTGGATCGAGTACATGGGTCGCGCGCTGAAGGGTGTGCCAGAGTACAAGATGGCACGCCCCGACGACGTCAGCGAAATCGGCTCGGAGCTTTATTTCGACGATTTCACCCCGGGCCACGGGTTCATCGCAACGGTCGGCGTCAGTCAGGCGACGCTCGACGCCCAGGCGAGCGCCGCGGCCGCCGCGCCGGAACAGGTCGGCGAGCAGGAGAAGCAGGACATCATGAATCTGTTCCGCGGGCACTGA
- the pilM gene encoding pilus assembly protein PilM translates to MAYRNSWLQAVREGRQRFAAGIDVGSQNVRLVVVSQRARGALHLEHISTVPLAAGVMAGAEIVDRQAVSRALRDAFAGLPRVCATHALRCAMAVPASATLTTTVPLARLAAQSDCEAEDGGVALAGLAPAVMGEAERIAGLERHALAVDWYVDETPSPQRSVKIAATSRQHLEARIECAATAGISLSAIDGEPHAALRALRHAASRELDPSEPYAAVWVGTDGVYGWSVVDGANVGEMRYPAPEHADLADALRDLTQGPEFDCALIGGEIELLDGVGFSLAEIGDVLGCSALPFECALLVSHARPLDDALLHEPAGAVAFGLALRGVLE, encoded by the coding sequence ATGGCTTATAGAAATTCATGGCTTCAGGCGGTGAGGGAGGGCCGGCAGCGTTTCGCCGCCGGCATCGACGTCGGCTCGCAAAACGTGCGTCTCGTGGTGGTGAGTCAACGCGCACGGGGTGCGCTGCATCTCGAACATATCAGCACGGTGCCGCTCGCGGCCGGCGTGATGGCGGGCGCCGAGATCGTCGATCGGCAGGCCGTTTCGCGGGCATTGCGCGATGCGTTCGCCGGCTTGCCGCGCGTATGCGCGACGCACGCGCTGCGCTGCGCGATGGCGGTGCCTGCGTCGGCCACGCTCACGACGACAGTGCCGCTCGCGCGGCTCGCCGCGCAGAGCGACTGCGAGGCGGAGGACGGCGGCGTCGCGCTCGCCGGACTCGCGCCCGCGGTGATGGGCGAAGCCGAGCGCATCGCCGGGCTCGAGCGTCATGCACTCGCGGTCGACTGGTACGTCGACGAGACGCCGTCTCCGCAGCGCTCGGTGAAGATCGCCGCGACCTCGCGTCAGCATCTGGAAGCGCGGATCGAATGCGCGGCGACCGCGGGCATTTCGCTGTCCGCTATCGATGGCGAACCGCACGCCGCATTGCGCGCACTGCGCCATGCGGCGAGTCGCGAACTCGACCCGAGCGAACCGTACGCGGCGGTGTGGGTCGGTACGGACGGCGTGTACGGCTGGAGTGTCGTCGATGGCGCGAACGTCGGCGAGATGCGCTATCCGGCGCCCGAGCATGCCGATCTCGCCGACGCGTTGCGCGATCTCACGCAGGGGCCGGAGTTCGACTGTGCGCTGATCGGCGGCGAAATCGAACTGCTCGACGGCGTCGGCTTTTCGCTCGCCGAGATTGGCGACGTGCTCGGCTGCTCGGCGCTGCCGTTCGAGTGCGCGCTGCTCGTCAGCCACGCACGGCCGCTCGACGACGCGTTGCTGCACGAGCCGGCTGGCGCGGTCGCGTTTGGGCTCGCGTTGCGTGGGGTGCTGGAATGA
- a CDS encoding fimbrial assembly protein encodes MRGALSFSSGVAASPNRCDQRAAVPWLGGFNLLPYRQRNARLARRRCMRDWAVAACVGAAGVLLVAAWQSFAAARLDARRAAVEQALTPLAAPLAEHAKLSRAEQAQREAAGRAASLARPLAHLRDLLDALSFEPGERIVLRQFRQREYETELLATSSGHIASAEWLKRLGAIHGVQGAEMRDLRRPTGKGGASAEPAIGGPVEFDARLRWGEPPLQATHASRAARKGGAR; translated from the coding sequence ATGAGGGGCGCTCTGTCGTTTTCATCTGGCGTGGCCGCGAGTCCCAATCGGTGTGACCAGCGTGCCGCTGTGCCGTGGCTAGGCGGCTTCAATCTGCTGCCGTACCGCCAACGCAACGCGCGACTCGCACGGCGCCGCTGCATGCGCGACTGGGCCGTGGCGGCGTGCGTCGGTGCCGCGGGCGTACTGCTCGTCGCCGCTTGGCAGAGCTTTGCCGCGGCGCGGTTGGATGCGCGGCGCGCAGCCGTCGAGCAGGCGCTGACCCCGCTCGCCGCGCCGCTCGCGGAGCACGCGAAGTTGTCGCGGGCCGAACAGGCGCAACGCGAAGCCGCGGGGCGCGCCGCGAGTCTCGCGAGGCCGCTCGCGCATCTGCGCGATCTGCTCGACGCGCTGAGCTTCGAGCCCGGCGAGCGCATCGTGTTGCGGCAGTTTCGACAGCGCGAGTACGAGACCGAATTGCTGGCGACTTCGAGCGGCCATATCGCGTCGGCCGAGTGGCTCAAGCGGCTCGGCGCGATTCACGGCGTGCAGGGCGCGGAGATGCGCGATTTACGTCGGCCGACTGGGAAGGGCGGCGCATCGGCGGAACCAGCGATTGGCGGACCAGTGGAATTCGATGCGCGCCTGCGCTGGGGCGAACCGCCGCTCCAAGCGACGCACGCGTCGCGGGCCGCACGAAAGGGAGGTGCACGATGA
- a CDS encoding type IV pilus secretin PilQ encodes MMRTLKRLRVAMLRGEREVRVVCGLCFGLYFAATLGGGVAQAATPPLLPPLPTYAALDDPAVSANTALETAPLPSGGIGQAANPFAYVSAPGAAPDPDTVEPAPRAAIAADASPDDAANGQILPPSPKQPAVTARDDGAGTPSLEGPPVPLPPRPRLADAAAGADSGLPAGNKPISLNFQQAQLGAVLKAFAEFTGLNLVASDKVRGAVSIRLDQVPWRTAFDTLLDVNNLAMERHGNVIWVAPAAELAARERQRFEAHARAADLEPLASRTFELHYAHAEDVRRLLTGSGTQRVLSKRGAVTADPRTNLLFVTDLAGRLEQIAALIASVDRPTRQVLIEAQIVEGDQGFSRNLGVRLSLAGTSADGTSRGLTGGTDGTVYDLSARPISGFDAATAGLTLFAAHATRLLNIELSALESEGHGKIVSSPRVVTADRMKAIVEQGTELPYQAKVGQGVSGVQFRRATLKLEVEPQIMPDGRVVLDLDVAKDSVGEQTDAGPAINTKHVQTRVEVEDGGTVSIGGIYETDDRDDVERVPILGKIPVLGALFRHRTHRDTRSELAVFITPRVVREN; translated from the coding sequence ATGATGCGCACACTCAAGCGATTGAGAGTGGCGATGTTGCGGGGCGAACGCGAGGTCCGTGTCGTCTGCGGGCTGTGTTTCGGGCTCTACTTCGCTGCGACGCTGGGCGGTGGGGTCGCACAGGCAGCGACGCCACCGTTGCTACCGCCGTTGCCGACTTACGCCGCGCTCGACGATCCAGCCGTATCGGCCAATACCGCCCTCGAGACAGCGCCGCTGCCGAGCGGCGGCATCGGCCAGGCGGCGAATCCGTTCGCCTATGTTTCTGCGCCAGGCGCGGCCCCGGACCCGGACACCGTCGAGCCTGCCCCGCGTGCCGCGATAGCGGCCGACGCTTCCCCGGACGACGCCGCCAACGGCCAGATCCTGCCACCGTCGCCAAAACAACCCGCCGTTACCGCCCGCGACGACGGCGCCGGCACGCCCAGTCTCGAGGGCCCGCCGGTTCCGCTGCCGCCGCGGCCGCGCCTCGCCGACGCAGCGGCCGGTGCCGACTCGGGCCTTCCCGCGGGCAACAAGCCGATTTCGCTGAACTTCCAGCAAGCGCAACTCGGCGCAGTCCTGAAAGCGTTCGCCGAGTTCACCGGCCTGAACCTCGTCGCCAGCGACAAAGTGCGCGGCGCGGTGTCGATACGGCTCGATCAGGTGCCGTGGCGCACCGCGTTCGACACGCTGCTCGACGTCAACAATCTGGCGATGGAGCGCCACGGCAACGTCATCTGGGTCGCGCCCGCCGCCGAACTCGCCGCGCGCGAACGTCAGCGCTTCGAAGCTCACGCGCGCGCCGCGGACCTCGAACCGCTCGCGAGCCGCACCTTCGAGCTGCACTACGCGCACGCCGAGGACGTGCGGCGCCTGCTGACCGGTTCCGGCACCCAGCGCGTGCTGTCCAAACGCGGCGCCGTCACTGCCGATCCGCGCACCAACCTGCTGTTCGTCACCGATCTCGCTGGGCGGCTCGAACAGATCGCGGCGCTGATCGCCTCCGTCGACCGGCCGACTCGCCAGGTGCTGATCGAGGCGCAGATCGTCGAAGGCGACCAGGGCTTTTCGCGCAATCTCGGGGTGCGGCTGTCGCTGGCCGGCACGAGCGCGGATGGTACGTCGAGGGGGCTGACGGGAGGAACGGACGGCACCGTGTACGATCTGTCGGCCCGTCCGATTTCCGGATTCGATGCCGCGACCGCCGGCCTCACGCTATTCGCGGCGCACGCTACACGGCTGCTCAATATCGAACTCTCGGCGCTCGAATCAGAGGGACATGGGAAAATCGTGTCGAGCCCGCGGGTCGTGACGGCGGACCGAATGAAGGCGATCGTCGAGCAGGGCACCGAGCTGCCATATCAGGCGAAGGTCGGCCAGGGCGTATCTGGCGTGCAGTTTCGCCGCGCGACGCTCAAACTGGAGGTCGAGCCGCAGATCATGCCGGATGGCCGCGTGGTGCTGGATCTAGACGTCGCGAAGGACAGCGTCGGCGAGCAGACCGACGCCGGGCCCGCGATCAACACCAAGCACGTGCAAACGCGCGTCGAGGTCGAGGATGGTGGTACGGTGTCGATCGGCGGAATTTACGAGACTGACGACCGCGACGACGTCGAGCGGGTGCCCATCCTTGGCAAAATACCGGTTCTGGGCGCGTTGTTCCGCCATCGGACTCATCGCGACACGCGCAGTGAACTGGCGGTTTTCATCACGCCGCGCGTGGTGCGGGAAAATTAG
- a CDS encoding shikimate kinase → MQARDAHANVFFVGLMGAGKTTVGRAVARRLERPFFDSDHEIEARTGARIPVIFELEGEAGFRDREASVISELTARDNIVLATGGGAVLRPENREALKSRGLVIYLRANPHDLWLRTRRDKNRPLLQTEDPKARLEALYEVRDPLYRECAHFVIETGRPSVNGLVNMVLMQLEMAGVAKHPAS, encoded by the coding sequence TTGCAAGCGCGGGACGCACACGCCAATGTTTTTTTCGTAGGGCTCATGGGGGCAGGAAAGACCACTGTGGGTCGGGCGGTTGCGCGCCGTCTCGAGCGCCCGTTCTTCGATTCCGACCATGAAATCGAGGCGCGCACGGGCGCGCGCATTCCCGTGATCTTCGAGCTCGAGGGCGAAGCGGGCTTTCGCGATCGCGAAGCCAGCGTGATCTCGGAGCTGACCGCGCGCGACAATATCGTGCTCGCGACCGGCGGCGGCGCGGTGCTGCGGCCGGAAAACCGCGAAGCGCTGAAAAGCCGCGGCCTCGTGATCTATCTGCGCGCCAATCCGCATGACCTGTGGCTGCGCACGCGGCGCGACAAGAATCGTCCGCTGCTGCAAACGGAAGACCCCAAGGCTCGCCTCGAAGCGCTCTATGAAGTGCGCGACCCGCTGTACCGCGAATGCGCACACTTCGTGATCGAAACCGGCCGGCCTTCGGTCAACGGACTCGTCAACATGGTTCTGATGCAGCTCGAGATGGCCGGCGTCGCCAAACATCCTGCGTCATAA
- the aroB gene encoding 3-dehydroquinate synthase gives MDRMITVNVELGERAYPIHIGADLIGQTELFKPHIAGNSVTIVTNSTVDPLYGDKLRAALAPLNKQVSTVVLPDGEAHKNLQTLNLIFDALLGSRADRKTTLIALGGGVIGDMTGFAAACYMRGVPFIQVPTTLLSQVDSSVGGKTGINHPLGKNMIGAFYQPQAVIADIGVLRSLPERELAAGIAEVIKTGAIADAGFFTWIEANIEALNRCEPAALTEAVKRSCEIKASVVAQDEREGGLRAILNFGHTFGHAIEAGLGYGEWLHGEAVGCGMVMAADLSVRLGHLDEASRKRLVDVVLAAHLPTRAPALGTDRYVELMQIDKKAEGGAIKFILLKRFGETLITRAPDAEVHATLAAAV, from the coding sequence ATGGACCGTATGATTACCGTCAACGTCGAACTGGGCGAGCGCGCCTACCCCATTCATATCGGTGCCGACCTGATCGGCCAGACCGAGCTGTTCAAGCCGCATATCGCCGGCAACTCGGTCACGATCGTCACCAACAGCACCGTCGATCCGCTTTACGGCGACAAGCTGCGCGCGGCGCTCGCGCCGCTGAACAAGCAGGTGTCCACGGTCGTTCTGCCGGACGGCGAAGCGCACAAGAATCTGCAGACGCTGAACCTGATCTTCGACGCGCTGCTCGGCTCGCGCGCGGACCGCAAGACCACGCTGATCGCGCTCGGCGGCGGTGTGATCGGCGACATGACCGGGTTTGCCGCCGCCTGCTACATGCGCGGCGTGCCGTTCATCCAGGTGCCGACCACGTTGCTGTCGCAGGTGGATTCGTCGGTCGGCGGCAAGACCGGCATCAATCATCCGCTCGGCAAGAACATGATCGGCGCGTTCTACCAGCCGCAGGCGGTGATCGCCGACATCGGGGTATTGCGGTCGCTGCCCGAGCGCGAACTCGCGGCGGGCATCGCCGAAGTCATCAAGACCGGCGCGATCGCCGATGCCGGTTTCTTCACCTGGATCGAGGCCAATATCGAGGCTTTGAACCGCTGCGAACCGGCGGCGTTGACCGAGGCGGTCAAACGTTCCTGCGAGATCAAGGCGTCGGTGGTGGCGCAGGACGAGCGCGAAGGCGGTCTGCGCGCGATCCTGAACTTCGGCCATACGTTCGGCCACGCGATCGAAGCCGGGCTCGGTTATGGCGAGTGGCTGCACGGCGAGGCGGTCGGCTGCGGAATGGTGATGGCGGCCGATCTGTCCGTGCGCCTCGGCCATCTGGACGAAGCGTCGCGCAAACGACTCGTCGACGTGGTGCTTGCCGCGCATCTGCCCACGCGTGCCCCCGCTCTCGGCACGGATCGCTACGTCGAGCTGATGCAGATCGACAAGAAAGCGGAAGGCGGCGCGATCAAGTTCATTCTGCTGAAGCGTTTCGGTGAGACGCTGATTACCCGCGCGCCCGACGCCGAAGTGCATGCGACGCTGGCCGCCGCCGTCTAG
- a CDS encoding deoxyguanosinetriphosphate triphosphohydrolase gives MAADAAAAIAAPAVPAPTQQALEAHLAPYAAHSSHSRGRRYAETAPSARTEFQRDRDRIVHSTAFRRLEYKTQVFVNHEGDLFRTRLTHSLEVAQIARSVARNLRVNEDLVEAISLAHDLGHTPFGHAGQDALNECMREHGGFEHNLQSLAVVDELEEHYGAFNGLNLCFETREGILKHCSRDNARRLGELGERFLEGRQPSLEAQIANVADEIAYNNHDVDDGLRSGLLSLEQLAEVELWQTHCEAARGDYPQIEGRRLIHETVRRVINTLIVDLIETTRANLARYAPASLDDVRAAPPLVAHSDAIAAQAAALKRFLFRNMYRHYRVMRMANKARRVVVGLFDAFTDDPRLLPPDYQSSDATRQPRLIAHYIAGMTDRYALKEYRRLFVIDDN, from the coding sequence ATCGCTGCGGATGCCGCTGCCGCGATCGCCGCACCCGCCGTCCCCGCGCCGACCCAGCAGGCGCTCGAAGCGCATCTCGCGCCGTACGCGGCGCATTCGAGCCATTCGCGCGGGCGGCGCTATGCGGAAACCGCGCCGAGCGCGCGCACCGAATTTCAGCGCGACCGCGACCGCATCGTCCACTCCACCGCGTTCCGGCGGCTCGAGTACAAGACTCAGGTCTTCGTCAATCACGAGGGCGACCTGTTTCGCACGCGCCTCACCCATAGCCTCGAAGTTGCGCAGATCGCGCGCTCGGTTGCGCGGAATTTGCGCGTCAATGAAGATCTGGTCGAAGCGATTTCGCTGGCGCACGATCTCGGCCATACACCGTTCGGCCATGCCGGCCAGGACGCATTGAACGAATGCATGCGCGAGCACGGCGGCTTCGAGCACAACCTGCAGAGTCTCGCGGTCGTCGACGAACTTGAGGAGCACTACGGAGCATTCAACGGTCTGAACCTGTGCTTTGAGACGCGCGAGGGCATCCTCAAGCATTGCTCGCGCGACAACGCGCGCCGGCTCGGCGAATTGGGCGAGCGCTTTCTCGAAGGACGTCAACCGTCGCTCGAAGCGCAGATCGCCAACGTCGCCGATGAAATCGCGTACAACAATCACGACGTCGACGACGGTTTGCGCTCCGGTCTGCTGTCGCTCGAGCAGCTCGCCGAAGTGGAGCTCTGGCAGACGCATTGTGAGGCGGCGCGCGGCGACTACCCGCAGATCGAAGGACGTCGGCTGATTCACGAGACGGTGCGGCGCGTGATCAATACGCTGATCGTCGATCTGATCGAGACCACGCGGGCCAATCTCGCCCGCTACGCACCGGCGTCACTCGACGACGTGCGTGCGGCGCCCCCGCTCGTCGCGCACAGTGATGCAATCGCCGCGCAGGCCGCGGCGCTCAAACGCTTTCTGTTCAGAAACATGTACCGCCACTATCGTGTGATGCGCATGGCCAACAAGGCACGCCGCGTCGTGGTCGGCCTGTTCGACGCGTTCACCGACGATCCGCGGCTGCTGCCGCCGGACTATCAATCGAGCGATGCGACGCGCCAGCCGCGTCTGATCGCGCATTACATCGCGGGGATGACCGATCGCTACGCGCTGAAGGAGTATCGGCGGCTGTTCGTGATCGACGATAACTAG
- a CDS encoding DUF883 family protein yields the protein MTALPNTRDALGESWTSASRRARRIARHSRHAAEDIAVELRTLLSELESTLADGTQADAVALRGKLRKQLDAARERLNDTRDAMRDRAGVAISDADHYVHENPWQTIAIVGGLALVAGALFASRSR from the coding sequence ATGACAGCACTTCCAAATACGCGAGACGCCCTCGGCGAATCCTGGACCAGCGCGAGTCGCCGTGCGCGGCGCATCGCTCGCCATAGCCGCCATGCGGCCGAAGATATCGCGGTCGAGTTGCGCACCCTGCTGTCGGAACTCGAATCGACCTTGGCCGACGGCACGCAGGCCGACGCCGTGGCCTTGCGCGGCAAGCTGCGCAAACAGCTGGACGCCGCGCGCGAGCGGCTGAACGACACGCGCGATGCGATGCGCGACCGCGCGGGCGTCGCGATCTCGGACGCCGATCACTATGTGCATGAAAATCCGTGGCAGACGATTGCGATCGTCGGCGGGCTTGCACTGGTGGCGGGAGCGCTGTTCGCGTCGCGTTCGCGATGA
- a CDS encoding OmpW/AlkL family protein, giving the protein MKLKQAVTGMAVLACMSTAAHAQSAGSFYVTTGWFHLAPQSSSDPLTVTSIGGSPTNITEANTGASLGSADTIGFTAGYFVTDHIATEFVIGVPPTFDLSGTGSLAQFGKIGQAKQWSPTLLFKYYFNAPTAAFRPYLGVGVSRIWFTDEHITNSSFQANVLHGPTSVSTDSSWEPVFNAGFHYSFNQHWFAGVSISYLPLSTTAKLNSAATTPVGTLTVQSQTKIKLNPIVTYVNIGYRF; this is encoded by the coding sequence ATGAAATTAAAACAGGCCGTAACGGGGATGGCAGTGCTTGCCTGCATGAGCACGGCGGCGCACGCACAATCGGCCGGCAGCTTTTACGTCACGACGGGCTGGTTCCATCTGGCGCCCCAATCGAGCAGCGACCCGCTGACCGTAACCAGCATTGGCGGTAGCCCAACCAACATTACCGAAGCCAACACCGGCGCTTCGCTGGGTTCGGCCGACACCATCGGCTTCACCGCCGGATACTTCGTCACTGACCACATCGCCACCGAATTCGTCATTGGCGTCCCGCCTACTTTCGACCTGTCAGGCACGGGTAGCCTCGCGCAGTTCGGCAAGATCGGGCAGGCCAAACAGTGGAGCCCGACTCTGCTGTTCAAGTACTACTTCAACGCGCCGACCGCTGCTTTCCGGCCGTATCTCGGTGTCGGTGTGAGCCGCATCTGGTTCACCGACGAGCACATCACCAACAGCTCATTCCAAGCCAACGTTCTGCATGGTCCGACCAGTGTCTCGACGGATAGTTCGTGGGAACCCGTGTTTAATGCGGGCTTCCATTACTCCTTCAATCAGCACTGGTTCGCCGGCGTGTCGATCTCGTACCTGCCGCTCAGCACGACCGCGAAGCTCAATTCGGCGGCCACCACGCCGGTCGGCACGCTGACCGTGCAATCGCAGACCAAGATCAAGCTGAACCCGATCGTCACCTACGTCAACATCGGTTACCGTTTCTAA